Proteins from a single region of Megachile rotundata isolate GNS110a chromosome 7, iyMegRotu1, whole genome shotgun sequence:
- the rod gene encoding kinetochore component rough deal isoform X1, whose translation MFVFAKHQNLCVGAEVSFKLLCAGTRSFRKCFAGKMALWNKVFTGFDKEEETINFGKRTVTENNGFLYETSTVATIQCSGEVSKEPSILASVQYSRVCIIIDESITIFKDETCTEILLNISFESAITCYCISNNGLFLFIVLSNGALYCLDLNKGQIIFTKNISKDGYKIITIYLQNENDEFINIYLVAKNGAIYRVSQFNSKLVQSLILNNTNVNIKMENLIKEIQCEQLFKGFYNDQVIYAAVGAINNDISIAMVCLNKLFMWPSEQSTCCNYIKAKFFKNHMAMLCLRKDYILKMVCPQTLLGVNMNTVPVLDFAVIENNDNSSSQILVLAASDSCNMHTLHVFSFPEFDEKFRITVPATTYLVEIMDPCDETILYLEGVNDLEIDAKYIDTVRVKTVSESIPECQLQRLLRKEQFDAAEAFAQKFNLSTEPIYCRKALLLLLQLESQAKKDCGSVQLDMLLNVLDKIENVQYIVECCSKALIPDYKQMRKIHTYARSRVTKNTAKMKTDEHLKLLYLINNMLHKLETFHMIWGYQKDHQYYDDDIMKEWIKFQHADFVELHKYYINLGEMEIATLIWVRHLPDIIKHISAETVRDIFAIIPENTSPSVLWPWLSHFVPTLLSCIPSAISEIICWGCRKVKSFEKTYYSEWPNIGIDFAERFIKLLKFEENHQSLYSHQEYLNNDSNLKQLILLIQAMSDIKKLKLNYRLTISLNSYNEDPMEVSCMLLNKVHIDILPEFINTFLKQYMLNNMLQNDYVFTMYIQKIIRNSRTYWFGEGSLWEKRIILIIDFIQNIETKLQQTLEVLKAASVPWSSSITNLAETSSTLDHTLAFQIRTECNYVPIKLILKKYGYEHTGINDKLIHRIIKENHDDMIADIECITKNDSLLKRKTFSCCVNYYLSKGNFTKVMEILNFLETDVLLYCCIQIVNYVISSLALKILPESLKYYIEMFGWVKLQVEKLSKTCKTHLYYYSNLINNIEEVKSVYFLKKEFQIDITLHEYQTNKKDILDKYIKKSCEVDIEKNTDSYMLTYKNVVKVATLLKLQKINAISLLLEWTKDINLFNYFYRYEEKPFHLTTDECQYIYKICLTLLQYAKMDLDNSIVIRNLSSSTLCVCVDDDLQTMLFLYNWINLYQQCFTESAMYNSSSVDTKQNEISKSSWKLYTIYKDLAITTDKSLLPLFRNIISVQRFYITKDQSIAENQLEELLVSIKKLKIEHNDYRLLQIIKTLYLSFCVTPNINSTLLSEITKVYFHLLTILLKKIIYTRLFDLHLGLSCLFMLSESNASKWIFDTHKSFQPDCTQHLRISMLGYEYFRLTKNESSMQIFKTNKIMHCWAQKLSKYSISYKEILRSDATTKREILQHIMDYNDDDDSITFLLQHFCTDFGFDIQDCLLLYLQTVIKTWNPKLTTRNLSGKEELHINEDEVNELRKKCNAIVAIIEDKIALKKCLKTIFSQINFYYYEVLIILMDLTKSKSVEHRNYIFFLQNYTRTGQPTQYEHEAWMHLNPGYSSLPPIAKWRLPFLPKVELWQIITPELNLKTYEKWLDIAPILKLQSHIVCTLAIKGEVTRAWRNKRETDKWTLCSKNSSLLNDIKKCIERMTGPDVLYYGTVALYYVVNHTPPGADQVAAVNECYKYAQLSAQNSTIFEEGMLEKIKFKYLRFTSEHILHTHGLGKKNYLALIGNPSKLVRELYSDESIPQRYRCVVDHRPDINSAVNHICELFSINIIKLRIELLQEWLQPDVKYMKFNQSVTDTFSMLANPESNSNCDDNLLRACYILEYGDIELSANFLINICFGDKNEDYSSEARYRALHVLQTILDPVKLEELTKRDHQTIRNYMKSLIYVSRLQLLGISYTVNEFETCSKRELVQILWRTQNYSPQAFVIILQLCIDFEIYEYPLWDKNLTQLAKLSMINELKKILLQVRNISAIVNSNGYLLGWQAVILEPFKKMDICPTSEQINNCIETLQLLYSCPVVHMLNFSDIIKYCFQCQQPHFAIALLPFLNDDDKKNVLEKSKNGGFNVEKILEDLNSLFLDGILCVPYCKKIIQNTLVNTKVQ comes from the exons ATGTTTGTTTTTGCTAAACATCAGAATCTTTGTGTAGGAGCTGAAGTAAGCTTTAAGCTGCTGTGCGCAGGTACCAGATCATTTCGTAAATGTTTCGCGGGTAAAATGGCGTTATGGAACAAAGTGTTTACAGGATTTGATAAAGAAGAAGAAACTATAAATTTCGGAAAAAGAACAGTAACAGAAAATAATGGCTTTTTATATGAAACTTCTACAGTTGCCACAATACAATGCAGTGGCGAG GTTTCAAAGGAGCCAAGCATTCTTGCATCTGTACAATATTCAAGGGTGTGCATAATAATTGATgaatcaattactatatttaaagATGAGACCTGCACAGAAATATTACTAAACATTAGTTTTGAGTCAGCAATAACATGTTATTGTATTTCTAACAatggtttatttttatttattgtattgtcAAATGGAGCCTTATATTGTCTTGATTTAAATAAAGGACAAATTATTTTCACAAA aaACATCAGTAAAGACggatataaaataataactatatatttacaaaatgaaaatgatgaatttatCAATATATATCTTGTCGCTAAAAATGGGGCCATTTATAG AGTATCACAATTTAATAGTAAACTTGTTCAATCACTTATATTAAATAACAccaatgttaatattaaaatggAAAATCTTATTAAGGAAATTCAGTGTGAACAGCTATTTAAAGGTTTTTATAATGATCAG GTAATATATGCTGCTGTAGGTGCAATAAATAATGATATATCAATAGCTATGGTATGTTTAAATAAGTTATTTATGTGGCCCTCTGAACAGTCCACATGTTGCAATTATATTAAAGCaaagttttttaaaaatcatat GGCTATGTTATGTTTACGTAAAGATTACATATTAAAGATGGTATGTCCTCAAACTTTACTTGGTGTAAATATGAATACTGTGCCTGTATTAGATTTTGCAGTAATTGAAAACAATGATAACAGTTCATCCCAAATTCTTGTTTTAGCAGCATCTGATAGTTGCAATATGCATACTTTGCATGTTTTTTCATTTCCAG AATTTGATGAAAAGTTTCGAATAACTGTGCCAGCTACAACATATCTTGTTGAAATTATGGATCCTTGTGATGAAACAATTTTGTATTTGGAAGGAGttaatgatttggaaattgatgcCAAATATATTGATACAGTCAGGGTAAAGACTGTGTCAGAAAGTATTCCTGAATGTCAGTTACAACGTTTGCTAAGAAAGGAACAGTTTGATGCTGCTGAAGCTTTTGCACAAAAGTTTAATTTATCTACAGAACCTATTTATTGTAGGAAAgcattattacttttattgcaaCTTGAATCTCAGGCAAAAAAAGATTGTGGTTCTGTTCAATTGGATATGCTGCTTAATGTGCTTGACAAAATAGAAAATGTGCAATACATAGTAGAATGTTGTAGTAAAGCACTTATACCTGATTATAAACAAATGAGAAAAATTCATACATATGCACGCTCAAGAGTTACAAAAAATACTGCA aaaatgaAGACAGATGAACACCTAAAGCTTCTAtatttgattaataatatgttgCATAAATTAGAGACGTTCCATATGATTTGGGGGTATCAAAAAGATCACCAATATTATGATGATGATATTATGAAAGAATGGATAAAATTTCAACATGCAGATTTTGTAGAACTacacaaatattatataaatttg GGAGAAATGGAAATAGCAACTTTAATTTGGGTTCGGCATCTCCCAGACATAATTAAACATATATCTGCAGAAACTGTAAGAGATATATTTGCAATTATTCCCGAGAATACATCTCCATCTGTCCTTTGGCCATGGTTATCACATTTTGTACCCACATTATTGTCTTGTATTCCTAGTGCAATATCTGAAATTATTtgttggggatgtagaaaagTTAAATCATTTGAAAAAACTTATTATTCCGAATGGCCTAACATTGGAATTGATTTTGCagaaagatttataaaattgctcaaatttgaagaaaatcatCAGTCTTTATATTCCCACCAAGAATACCTAAACAATGATTCCAATTTGAAACAACTTATTCTTTTAATACAAGCTATGTCTGATATTAAAAAGCTAAAACTTAATTACAG attaACAATATCTCTTAACTCATATAATGAAGATCCTATGGAAGTATCTTGTATGTTACTGAATAAAGTTCATATAGATATTCTTccagaatttataaatacatttttaaaacagtACATGTTAAATAacatgttgcaaaatgattatgTTTTTACAATGTATATACAG aaaattataagaaattcTAGGACTTACTGGTTTGGTGAAGGATCTTTATGGGAAAAAAGAATTATCCTTATCAtagattttatacaaaatatagag ACTAAACTGCAACAAACATTAGAAGTTTTAAAAGCAGCTTCTGTTCCATGGAGTTCATCTATTACAAATTTAGCAGAAACAAGTAGTACTCTTGACCATACTTTAGCATTTCAAATTAGAACAGAATGCAATTATGTTCCAATAAAACTTATATTAAAGAAATATGGCTATGAACACACTGGTATAAATGAT AAATTAATACATcgtataataaaagaaaatcacGATGATATGATTGCTGATATTGAATGCATAACAAAAAACGATTCATTATTAAAGAGGAAAACTTTTTCATGTTGtgtgaattattatttatctaaggG AAATTTTACCAaagtaatggaaatattaaacTTCTTAGAAACAGATGTTCTGTTATATTGTTGCATACAGATTGTTAATTATGTGATATCTAGTTTGGCATTgaag atATTACCTGAATCTCTCAAATATTATATCGAAATGTTCGGTTGGGTGAAGTTACAAGTAGAAAAACTCTCAAAAACATGTAAAactcatttatattattatagtaatctTATTAATAATATAGAGGAAGTaaaatcagtatattttttaaagaaagagTTTCAAATCGATATTACACTTCATGAGtatcaaacaaataaaaaagatatattagacaaatatattaaaaagtcATGTGaag tggacatagaaaaaaataCTGACTCATATATGCTTACATACAAAAATGTTGTTAAGGTTGCAACattactaaaattacaaaaaattaatgcTATATCTTTATTGTTAGAATGGACAaaagatataaatttatttaattatttttatag ATACGAAGAGAAACCATTCCATTTAACGACAGATGAATGTCAATACATATACAAGATATGTTTAACGCTATTACAATATGCTAAAATGGATCTAGATAATTCAATTGTAATTCGAAATTTAAGTTCTTCtacattgtgtgtttgtgtagatg ATGATTTGCAGACAATGTTATTCTTATACAACTGGATAAATTTGTATCAACAGTGTTTTACTGAAAGTGCCATGTACAATTCAAGTTCAGTAGATacaaaacaaaatgaaatatcaAAATCGAGTTGgaaattatatacaatatataaagaTTTAGCGATTACTACAGATAAATCGTTATTGCCACTGTTTAGAAATATCATTTCTGTTCAAAGGTTTTATATAACTAAGGATCAG tCAATTGCAGAAAATCAGTTAGAGGAATTACTTGTTagcataaaaaaattaaaaattgagcaTAATGATTATCGTTTGCTACAAATTATAAAGACATTGTATCTCAGTTTTTGTGTTACACCAAACATAAATTCTACATTGTTATCAGAAATTACAAAAGTATATTTTCATCTTTtaacaatattgttaaaaaaaataatatatacacgATTGTTTGACCTTCATTTGGGTCTGTCTTGTTTATTCATGCTGTCTGAATCAAATGCATCGAAATGGATTTTTGACACTCATAAATC ATTTCAACCAGACTGTACTCAACATTTAAGGATATCAATGCTTGGATATGAATATTTTCGTTTAACGAAGAATGAATCTTctatgcaaatatttaaaaccaATAAAATAATGCACTGTTGGGCacaaaaattatcaaagtacTCCATCTCGTATAAAG AGATATTAAGAAGTGATGCTACAACCAAAAGAGAAATATTACAACATATTATGGATTACaatgatgatgatgatagtattaCCTTTTTGTTACAACATTTCTGCACTGATTTCGGATTCGATATTCAAGACTGTTTGTTACTCTACTTACAAACAGTAATAAAAACATGGAATCCAAAACTGACTACACGCAATTTAAGCGGAAAGGAAG aattacaCATTAATGAAGATGAAGTGAATGAACTGAGAAAAAAATGCAATGCTATTGTTGCTATTATTGAAGATAAAATTGCTTTGAAGAAGTGTCTAAAAACTATTTTCTCACAA ATCAATTTTTACTACTATGAAGTACTCATAATTCTTATGGATCTTACAAAATCAAAAAGTGTAGAACatagaaattatatatttttcttacaaaattaTACACGTACTGG TCAACCGACGCAATATGAACATGAAGCGTGGATGCATCTTAATCCAGGGTATTCATCTTTACCCCCTATAGCGAAATGGAGATTACCTTTTTTACCTAAAGTTGAATTATGGCAAATTATAA ctccggaattgaatttaaaaacttatgaGAAATGGCTGGACATAGCCCCTATTCTTAAATTGCAATCTCATATTGTGTGTACATTAGCTATTAAAGGCGAAGTAACGCGTGCCTGGAGAAATAAACGCGAAACAGATAAATGGACTCTTTGTTCAAAAAACAGTAGTTTATTAAATgacataaaaaaatgtatagaacGAATGACTGGTCCAGATGTGTTATACTATGGTACAGTGGCACTATATTATGTTGTGAATCATACACCACCAG GTGCTGACCAAGTAGCAGCAGTTAacgaatgttacaaatatgctCAGTTATCAGCACAAAACTCTACAATTTTCGAAGAGGGAATGCTTGAG aaaataaaattcaaatatttgcgCTTTACATCAGAACACATTTTACACACTCATGGTTTAgggaaaaaaaattatttagcaTTAATTGGTAATCCGTCGAAACTGGTGCGTGAATTATACTCAGATGAAAGTATACCGCAAAGATATCGATGTGTTGTTGATCACAGACCTGATATAAATTCTGCAGTTAATCATATCTGTGAACTGTTTTCAATTAACATAATAAAGCTACGGATCGAATTGCTACAAGAATGGTTACAACCAGAtgttaaatatatgaaatttaatcAGAGCGTAACAGATACATTTTCTATGTTGGCAAATCCTGAATCAAATTCTAACTGTGATGATAATTTATTAAG AGCATGTTATATTCTTGAATATGGGGACATCGAATTGTCAGCTAACTTTCTTATAAATATATGTTTCGGTGACAAAAATGAGGATTATAGCTCTGAAGCTCGTTACAGAGCTCTTCATGTATTACAGACAATTCTTGATCCTGTTAAGTTAGAAGAGTTAACTAAACGCGATCATCAAACAATTAG gAATTATATGAAATCGTTGATATACGTAAGTAGGTTGCAATTATTGGGGATAAGTTACACTGTAAATGAATTTGAAACGTGTTCCAAACGTGAACTTGTACAAATTTTATGGAGAACACAAAATTATTCACCACAagcatttgttattattttacaactgtgtatagattttgaaatatatgaatACCCGTTATGGGATAAAAATTTGACTCAGTTAGCTAAATTATCAATG ataaatgAATTAAAGAAAATCTTGTTGCAAGTACGGAATATAAGTGCCATTGTAAATTCGAATGGATATCTATTGGGATGGCAAGCTGTGATTTTAGAACCTTTTAAAAAAATGGATATATGTCCAACTTCTGAACAAATTAATAACTGCATCGAAACTCTACAACTTTTGTATTCATGTCCTGTTGTGCACATGTTGAATTTCAgtgacattataaaatattgcttTCAATGTCAGCAACCACATTTTGCAATTGCCCTTTTGCCCTTTTTAAATGATGATGATAAGAAAAATGTTTTAGAA AAAAGTAAAAATGGTGGTTTTAACgttgaaaaaatattagaagATTTAAATAGTTTGTTTCTGGATGGAATACTCTGTGTACCATAT tgcaaaaaaattatacaaaatacattAGTAAATACAAAGGTTCAATGA